The Claveliimonas bilis genome window below encodes:
- a CDS encoding PLP-dependent aminotransferase family protein produces the protein MHELTINLRPSDKEPLYEQIYTYIKDEIRAGRILCKEKLPSTRALSSYLEVSRSTVELAYEQLLSEGYIESVPYRGFFVAQVDELYHLEAERKKDSFLEKKEESREQMEINGEKKIKYDFTPNGVDLKSFPYNTWRKLSREILSDDRTELFRLGDPRGEYEFRSVICRYLYQARGVNCTPEQVIVGAGSDYLMMLFCTIIGRDHVIAVENPTYKKAYRLFQSQEYKVMPVPMDGMGMKIDPLRKSGADIAYVTPSHQYPTGIVMPIGRRMELLKWAEEEEGRYIVEDDYDSEFRYKGKPIPALQGYDAHGKVVYLGTFSKSIAPAIRLSYMVLPPELCEAYQQKCRFLSSTVSKVDQLIVCRFIEEGYYERHLNKTRALYKSRHDQLILGLRPLAGQCRISGENAGVHLLLHFPGGREESELILRAAEEGIKVYGLSDYIVDEDEKREEATILLGYANMSEEKIKEACAVLGEIWKN, from the coding sequence ATGCATGAATTAACGATTAATTTACGACCGTCAGATAAAGAGCCTCTTTATGAGCAGATTTACACTTATATTAAAGATGAGATCAGAGCCGGAAGGATCCTGTGCAAGGAGAAGCTTCCGTCTACAAGAGCGCTCTCCTCTTACCTGGAGGTCAGCAGAAGCACGGTGGAACTTGCCTATGAACAGCTTTTATCCGAGGGATATATTGAATCAGTGCCTTACAGAGGTTTTTTTGTAGCGCAGGTGGACGAGCTGTATCATTTGGAGGCGGAAAGAAAAAAGGATTCTTTTCTGGAGAAAAAAGAGGAGTCCAGGGAACAAATGGAAATAAACGGGGAAAAGAAAATCAAGTATGATTTTACTCCCAATGGAGTGGATCTGAAAAGTTTTCCCTATAATACCTGGCGGAAGCTATCAAGAGAGATTTTATCCGATGACCGCACGGAACTGTTCCGGCTGGGAGATCCGAGAGGTGAGTATGAGTTTCGGAGTGTGATCTGCCGGTATCTGTATCAGGCAAGAGGAGTGAACTGTACCCCGGAACAGGTTATCGTGGGAGCCGGAAGCGATTATCTCATGATGCTTTTTTGCACCATTATCGGAAGAGATCATGTGATCGCAGTAGAGAACCCCACTTATAAGAAGGCTTACAGATTGTTTCAAAGTCAGGAGTATAAAGTGATGCCTGTTCCTATGGACGGGATGGGAATGAAGATAGATCCTCTTAGAAAATCAGGGGCAGATATTGCATATGTTACGCCGTCCCATCAGTATCCCACAGGGATCGTAATGCCTATAGGCAGAAGAATGGAGCTTTTGAAATGGGCGGAGGAGGAAGAAGGACGCTATATTGTAGAAGATGATTATGACAGTGAATTTCGCTATAAAGGGAAACCGATCCCGGCCCTTCAGGGCTATGATGCCCATGGAAAAGTAGTGTATCTCGGCACATTTTCAAAGTCGATTGCTCCGGCTATCCGTTTAAGCTATATGGTGCTTCCACCGGAGCTTTGTGAAGCCTACCAGCAAAAGTGCCGGTTTTTAAGCTCCACTGTTTCCAAAGTAGATCAGCTGATCGTATGCCGATTTATTGAGGAAGGCTATTATGAGCGTCATCTGAATAAGACAAGGGCGCTCTATAAAAGCCGCCATGACCAGTTGATCCTGGGACTTCGGCCATTGGCAGGACAATGCCGGATATCCGGAGAAAATGCAGGTGTGCATCTTCTTTTGCATTTCCCGGGAGGCCGGGAAGAGTCAGAGTTGATTCTCCGGGCGGCGGAAGAAGGGATCAAAGTATACGGATTATCCGATTATATTGTAGATGAGGACGAGAAAAGGGAAGAAGCAACGATTTTGCTTGGATATGCCAATATGTCGGAAGAGAAGATTAAAGAGGCGTGCGCTGTCCTTGGGGAAATCTGGAAAAATTGA
- the cls gene encoding cardiolipin synthase, with the protein MDHKEPGKAKKGLSRIIFSRTGFILLLILIQLGIFVITTNLLQNYAMFIHGTMTVLSVIVVIYIINSEDNPAFKMTWMLCIVGLPAVGTLFYIYVKTQGGVRWMGKRLATLRIETDSYMLQDMDVVDALRASKPANANLAYYLSHHLGFPVYRNTEITYFPLGEDKFRAMIPELEKARKYIFMEYFIVEKGYMWDSILKVLTRKAREGVEVRFMYDGTCAISMLPYDYPSELESRGIRCKMMNPIKPFLSTVQNNRDHRKICVIDGKVGFTGGINLGDEYINRKERFGHWKDTAVMLKGDAVQSLTMMFLQLWNIDEKRPERYQRYLTPRKDGLRRELGYVLPYGDSPFDNENVGEEVYFHILNHAKKYVHIMTPYLILDSEMISALTRTAKSGIEVIIIMPHIPDKWYAFALAKTYYRELIRAGVQIYEYTPGFVHAKVFVSDDDTATVGTINLDYRSLYLHFECGVFIYNNSVIDKIERDFQQTLAKCHKISLLDVRKRTMLTKLAGQVLRLFAPLM; encoded by the coding sequence ATGGATCACAAAGAACCAGGAAAGGCAAAGAAAGGCTTGTCAAGAATTATATTCAGCCGGACGGGTTTCATTCTTTTGCTGATCCTGATACAGCTTGGAATATTTGTCATTACAACGAATCTGCTGCAAAACTATGCAATGTTTATCCACGGGACGATGACAGTATTGAGTGTCATTGTGGTAATCTACATCATTAATTCTGAAGATAACCCAGCTTTTAAAATGACATGGATGCTGTGCATTGTGGGATTACCGGCAGTGGGAACGCTTTTCTATATATATGTAAAAACCCAGGGGGGAGTACGATGGATGGGGAAACGTCTGGCTACGCTCCGGATTGAGACGGATTCGTATATGCTGCAGGACATGGATGTGGTAGATGCCCTTAGAGCCAGCAAGCCGGCGAATGCCAACCTTGCATATTATCTGTCTCATCACCTGGGATTTCCGGTATATCGTAATACGGAAATCACTTATTTCCCGCTGGGTGAGGATAAGTTCCGTGCAATGATCCCGGAATTGGAAAAAGCCCGGAAATATATTTTTATGGAATACTTTATTGTGGAGAAAGGGTATATGTGGGACAGTATTTTGAAGGTTCTCACCCGGAAAGCAAGAGAAGGGGTGGAAGTCAGATTTATGTATGACGGCACCTGCGCGATTTCCATGCTTCCCTACGATTATCCTTCAGAGCTGGAAAGCAGAGGAATAAGGTGTAAGATGATGAACCCTATCAAGCCTTTTTTGTCCACAGTACAGAATAACCGAGACCATAGAAAGATCTGTGTGATAGATGGAAAGGTTGGTTTTACCGGCGGAATTAATTTGGGTGATGAATATATCAATCGAAAAGAAAGATTCGGGCACTGGAAGGATACGGCGGTTATGCTGAAAGGGGATGCAGTGCAGAGCCTTACAATGATGTTTCTGCAGCTGTGGAACATCGATGAAAAGCGGCCGGAGAGGTATCAGCGGTATCTGACGCCCAGAAAAGACGGACTGAGAAGGGAATTGGGATATGTGCTCCCCTATGGGGACAGTCCTTTTGATAACGAAAACGTAGGGGAAGAAGTCTATTTCCATATATTGAATCACGCAAAGAAATATGTACATATTATGACGCCTTATCTTATATTGGACAGTGAGATGATCTCTGCGCTTACAAGAACTGCAAAGAGCGGAATCGAAGTAATCATTATCATGCCGCATATACCGGATAAATGGTACGCATTTGCATTGGCTAAAACTTATTACAGAGAATTGATCCGGGCAGGAGTGCAGATCTATGAATATACACCGGGATTTGTACATGCGAAAGTCTTTGTCTCAGATGACGATACGGCAACAGTCGGAACGATCAACTTGGACTATCGGAGCTTGTATCTGCACTTTGAATGCGGTGTATTTATTTATAACAATTCAGTTATCGATAAAATTGAAAGAGATTTTCAGCAGACTCTGGCAAAATGCCACAAAATCAGCCTGTTGGATGTAAGAAAGAGAACAATGCTGACCAAACTGGCAGGTCAGGTGCTGCGTCTTTTTGCTCCTCTTATGTAG
- a CDS encoding adenylosuccinate synthase codes for MVKAVVGANWGDEGKGKITDMLGENADIIVRFQGGANAGHTIINDYGKFALHTLPSGVFYSHTTSIIGNGVALDVPRLFEEIQSIVEKGVPMPKILVSDRAQMVMSYHKNFDAYEEERLGGKSFGSTKSGIAPFYSDKYAKIGFQVSELFDDELLKEKTVRVAEQKNVLLEHLYHKPLIDPADLYNELQEYKRMIEPYVCDVALFLHNALKEGKEILLEGQLGSLKDPDHGIYPMVTSSSTLAAYGAIGAGIPPYEIKKIITVCKAYSSAVGAGAFVSEIFGEEADELRRRGGDGGEFGATTGRPRRMGWFDCVASKYGCRLQGTTDVAFTVLDVLGYLDEIPVCVGYEIDGEVTTDFPTTHLLEKAKPVLKKLPGWKCDIRGIKKYEDLPENCRNYIEFVEKEIGYPITMISNGPGRHDIIYR; via the coding sequence ATGGTAAAAGCAGTAGTAGGCGCCAACTGGGGCGATGAAGGTAAAGGGAAGATTACCGATATGCTGGGAGAAAATGCGGATATTATTGTCCGTTTCCAGGGAGGAGCCAATGCAGGGCACACGATCATAAATGATTATGGTAAATTCGCACTTCATACACTGCCTTCCGGCGTATTCTACAGCCATACAACAAGTATCATTGGAAATGGAGTGGCCCTTGATGTGCCGAGGTTATTTGAGGAGATCCAGTCCATTGTGGAAAAGGGGGTTCCTATGCCGAAGATCCTTGTATCGGACCGCGCGCAGATGGTAATGTCCTATCACAAAAATTTTGATGCCTATGAGGAAGAAAGGCTGGGAGGCAAATCTTTTGGCTCTACAAAGTCCGGAATCGCGCCGTTTTATTCAGATAAGTATGCGAAAATCGGCTTCCAGGTGAGCGAGTTGTTTGATGATGAGCTTCTGAAGGAAAAGACAGTACGCGTGGCGGAACAGAAAAATGTACTGCTTGAGCATCTCTACCATAAGCCATTGATAGATCCTGCTGATTTATATAATGAGTTGCAAGAATATAAAAGAATGATAGAGCCATATGTGTGTGATGTGGCATTGTTCCTTCATAATGCGCTGAAGGAAGGGAAAGAAATCCTTCTGGAGGGACAGCTTGGTTCTCTGAAGGATCCCGATCACGGAATTTATCCGATGGTCACTTCTTCTTCCACCCTTGCTGCATACGGTGCAATCGGAGCGGGAATCCCTCCATATGAGATTAAAAAGATCATCACAGTGTGCAAAGCATATTCCAGTGCTGTAGGGGCAGGAGCTTTTGTCAGTGAGATCTTCGGGGAAGAGGCAGATGAGCTTCGCCGCCGGGGAGGCGACGGAGGAGAATTTGGAGCTACCACAGGACGTCCGAGACGTATGGGATGGTTTGACTGTGTTGCTTCCAAATATGGCTGCAGGCTGCAGGGAACGACAGATGTGGCTTTCACGGTTCTGGATGTTCTGGGATATCTGGATGAGATTCCTGTATGCGTGGGATATGAAATTGACGGAGAAGTGACAACAGACTTCCCGACTACACATCTTCTGGAAAAGGCAAAACCTGTATTGAAGAAGCTTCCGGGATGGAAGTGCGATATCCGTGGAATTAAAAAATATGAAGATCTTCCGGAAAACTGCAGAAATTATATAGAGTTCGTAGAAAAGGAGATTGGATACCCGATTACAATGATCTCAAATGGACCGGGGCGTCATGATATTATTTATCGGTAA
- a CDS encoding SEC-C metal-binding domain-containing protein, with product MSNTLLEQWRAVAYNEKSDRGQLQQFWASYFQIEKEIYEQLLSNPEEEVRGTVKELAERYHQSVMTMVGFLDGIDESLKVPNPIETMDEDTEVNLVYDKELLYKNMVAAKADWLYELPQWKEIFSEEERKKLYKEQKESGTIRKGKKVGRNDPCPCGSGKKYKKCCGR from the coding sequence ATGAGCAATACATTATTAGAGCAGTGGAGAGCAGTTGCTTATAATGAAAAATCAGACAGAGGACAGCTTCAGCAATTCTGGGCATCCTATTTTCAGATTGAAAAGGAGATCTACGAACAGCTTCTTTCTAATCCGGAAGAAGAGGTAAGAGGGACAGTAAAAGAGCTGGCTGAAAGATATCATCAGAGCGTCATGACAATGGTAGGTTTTCTGGACGGCATTGATGAGAGTCTGAAAGTTCCGAATCCGATTGAGACAATGGATGAGGATACAGAAGTAAACCTTGTATATGATAAAGAACTTCTGTATAAAAATATGGTGGCTGCAAAGGCGGACTGGCTTTATGAACTGCCGCAGTGGAAAGAAATTTTTTCAGAGGAAGAACGGAAAAAACTTTACAAAGAGCAGAAGGAATCCGGTACAATACGCAAGGGCAAAAAAGTGGGACGAAACGATCCTTGCCCATGCGGAAGCGGAAAGAAGTATAAAAAGTGCTGCGGAAGATAG
- a CDS encoding YdcF family protein: protein MTELGIFCLLYFVLIRLAMGKWTSTFAGFWAAAGIGCLAVRLLTAYLPEWLETVVWFTFSVAVFIFLAVEIRIFSELLNKQEKKCDYLIVLGAHIEGDQVTNSLKRRLDKAMQYKEKFPKTRIIVSGGRGTGETVTEAEAMKKYLQQHGIKESCIEMEDQSTTTKENLAFSAAMLPDMNCPVGIVTNNFHIYRARQYARKLGYQNTCGIPAGCSRILLLNYAVREFFAVWKMWILG, encoded by the coding sequence ATGACTGAACTGGGTATATTCTGTCTGTTGTATTTTGTATTAATACGTCTGGCAATGGGAAAGTGGACCTCTACATTTGCAGGCTTCTGGGCGGCGGCCGGGATCGGCTGTCTGGCTGTCCGTCTGCTGACGGCATATCTTCCGGAATGGCTGGAAACGGTGGTGTGGTTTACTTTTTCCGTTGCTGTTTTTATTTTTTTGGCTGTAGAGATCAGAATTTTTTCGGAACTTTTGAATAAGCAGGAAAAGAAGTGCGACTACCTGATCGTATTGGGCGCACATATAGAGGGCGATCAAGTTACAAATTCGTTAAAAAGACGTTTGGATAAGGCGATGCAGTATAAAGAGAAATTTCCAAAGACCCGGATCATTGTTTCCGGGGGGCGAGGTACGGGTGAAACAGTCACTGAGGCAGAGGCAATGAAGAAGTATCTTCAGCAGCATGGGATAAAAGAGAGCTGCATTGAAATGGAAGATCAGTCAACGACGACAAAAGAAAACCTTGCGTTTTCGGCAGCAATGCTTCCGGATATGAATTGTCCGGTGGGGATTGTGACCAATAATTTTCATATTTACAGGGCAAGACAATACGCCAGGAAACTTGGATATCAAAATACATGCGGCATTCCGGCAGGGTGCAGCAGGATCTTGCTTCTTAATTATGCAGTAAGAGAGTTTTTTGCAGTGTGGAAGATGTGGATTTTGGGATAG
- a CDS encoding aldo/keto reductase produces the protein MKDMYDAFQLNNGVENPCIGFGTFKAADSKSAEIIRTAIDAGYRYFDTASFYGTEGYLAEAIKASGIKREELFITSKAWKTEMGYENVKKAFEKTLETLETDYLDMYLIHWPLPEEGYKDWKRLDIETWRGMEEIYRSGRVRAIGVSNFLPHHIENILQNCEIRPAVDQIEFHPGYTQEMTVQYCKEKNIQVQAWSPIGRSALLNHEMLMEIADSYGVSVAQLCIHYALQRGIIPLPKSSTIERMKQNQDVFGFEISKEDMYRIGTMAQAGWSGLHPDFGSIRGASK, from the coding sequence ATGAAGGATATGTATGATGCATTTCAGTTGAATAACGGTGTGGAAAATCCGTGTATCGGATTTGGTACATTCAAAGCGGCTGACAGTAAAAGTGCGGAGATTATAAGGACAGCCATTGACGCTGGATACCGATATTTTGATACTGCATCTTTTTATGGAACGGAAGGATATCTGGCCGAGGCAATCAAAGCCAGCGGCATAAAACGAGAAGAGCTTTTTATTACATCAAAAGCCTGGAAAACAGAAATGGGATATGAAAATGTAAAAAAGGCTTTTGAGAAGACACTGGAGACACTTGAGACAGATTATCTTGATATGTATCTCATCCATTGGCCCTTGCCGGAAGAAGGCTATAAAGACTGGAAGAGACTGGATATTGAGACCTGGAGAGGAATGGAGGAAATTTACCGGAGCGGCCGGGTAAGAGCGATCGGCGTAAGTAATTTCCTGCCTCACCATATTGAGAATATTCTTCAAAATTGCGAAATCAGGCCGGCTGTAGATCAGATTGAATTTCATCCAGGCTATACTCAGGAGATGACGGTTCAATACTGCAAAGAAAAAAATATTCAGGTTCAGGCCTGGAGTCCCATAGGGAGAAGTGCACTCCTTAACCATGAAATGCTGATGGAGATCGCTGATTCCTACGGAGTTTCTGTGGCGCAGCTGTGCATTCATTATGCCCTTCAAAGGGGAATTATTCCGCTTCCGAAATCCTCTACAATAGAGAGAATGAAGCAGAACCAGGATGTATTTGGTTTTGAGATCAGCAAAGAAGATATGTACCGTATTGGAACAATGGCTCAGGCCGGCTGGTCAGGACTGCATCCCGACTTTGGGAGTATACGCGGGGCTTCCAAATAG
- a CDS encoding acyl-CoA thioesterase, whose protein sequence is MNNIRPYRHKVQYYETDQMGVVHHSNYIRWFEEARTDFMEQMGMGYDEMERRGIVSPVLSVEADYRRMVYFGESVTIETKIREYNGIKMTVEYEIVDDKTGMVHCRGLTKHCFLNSKGRPVSLKKDFPDFHEMFVNAPGMEQKK, encoded by the coding sequence ATGAACAATATCAGGCCTTACAGGCATAAAGTACAGTATTATGAGACAGATCAGATGGGAGTTGTACATCATTCCAATTATATCCGTTGGTTTGAAGAAGCAAGGACAGATTTCATGGAACAAATGGGGATGGGGTACGATGAGATGGAAAGGAGAGGGATCGTAAGTCCGGTCCTTTCTGTGGAGGCAGACTATCGCCGGATGGTTTACTTTGGGGAGAGCGTTACAATAGAGACGAAAATCCGGGAATATAACGGGATCAAAATGACAGTGGAGTATGAGATCGTTGATGATAAAACAGGTATGGTACACTGCCGGGGACTTACAAAGCACTGCTTTTTAAACAGCAAGGGCAGACCGGTTTCCCTGAAAAAAGATTTTCCTGATTTTCATGAAATGTTTGTAAATGCACCTGGAATGGAACAGAAAAAATAA
- a CDS encoding DUF1540 domain-containing protein codes for MPELKCTVQTCMHNKDFYCALDKIQVGGSSAKNAEETCCDSFEERKGSAQNSYGNSAGQTASACSSVDCQATQCRYNDNCQCHAGKISVEGSNACQCGQTECATFKC; via the coding sequence ATGCCGGAATTAAAATGTACTGTACAGACTTGTATGCACAATAAAGATTTTTACTGTGCGTTGGACAAAATCCAGGTGGGAGGCTCATCCGCAAAGAATGCAGAGGAGACATGCTGCGACAGCTTTGAGGAAAGAAAAGGATCCGCACAGAATTCTTATGGAAATTCCGCCGGACAGACAGCATCTGCATGCAGCAGCGTAGATTGTCAGGCAACACAATGCCGGTACAATGATAATTGCCAGTGCCATGCCGGCAAGATCAGCGTGGAAGGCAGTAATGCCTGTCAGTGCGGGCAGACAGAATGTGCGACATTTAAGTGTTAA
- a CDS encoding IS4 family transposase encodes MADYSLITKHKLLHMMKKMSRNSDSYVKRPGKDFSRSRKISFFDTLRFLLSLGAKSLDKELLDFFSYRPDLPTSSAMLQQRGKLKPNTMKVLFSVFTASLPKHSNFHGYHLLAADGSELSFPENKKEPLCHRKIPNTQKGKNAIHLNALYHLNSGIFDQVLLQPVHEKDEHSALITMLAQTEISGKVILTADRGYESYNTFAHILEKGWNFVIRGRQGDRGILSSLAIPDQEQFDVEYPVVICKKHCRGTKEQPEFYKRIRSGAKFDFFTEEQTEYPMKLRVIKLKVSEDLSEILFTNLSKEEMPVGMLQELYRMRWMIETAFSQLKYNLGASALHSKRIEYVLQELYAKVILFNYCKSILFHISLPQKTSWKYDYQISLSTAVDICLKSWRCPNGTAPPDVEILLLKYKVPIRRERSFPRTPSPKAVIYFTYRIA; translated from the coding sequence ATGGCTGATTATTCTCTTATTACAAAACACAAATTATTGCATATGATGAAAAAAATGTCCCGCAACTCTGATTCTTATGTAAAACGTCCCGGAAAAGATTTTTCCCGTTCCAGAAAAATTTCCTTTTTTGATACCTTACGTTTCCTTCTTTCTTTAGGCGCTAAGTCTTTGGATAAGGAACTTTTGGACTTTTTCTCCTATCGCCCGGATCTTCCCACCTCTTCCGCCATGCTGCAACAGCGCGGCAAACTCAAGCCCAATACTATGAAAGTACTCTTTTCTGTTTTTACGGCCTCTCTCCCCAAACATTCCAACTTCCATGGCTATCATCTTCTTGCTGCTGACGGTTCAGAGCTCTCCTTCCCGGAAAATAAAAAAGAACCTCTCTGCCATCGAAAGATCCCTAACACACAAAAAGGGAAAAACGCAATCCATCTAAACGCTTTATACCATCTAAACAGCGGTATTTTTGATCAGGTCCTGCTTCAGCCTGTCCATGAAAAAGATGAACATTCCGCCCTTATTACCATGCTGGCACAAACGGAAATTTCCGGCAAAGTCATCCTTACTGCCGACCGGGGATATGAAAGTTATAATACCTTTGCACATATCTTGGAAAAAGGATGGAATTTTGTGATCCGGGGACGGCAGGGAGACAGGGGGATCCTTTCCAGTTTAGCCATTCCCGATCAGGAACAATTCGATGTGGAATATCCTGTCGTTATCTGTAAAAAACACTGCCGTGGCACCAAAGAACAGCCGGAATTCTACAAACGGATCCGATCCGGTGCAAAGTTTGACTTTTTTACGGAAGAGCAAACGGAATATCCGATGAAACTACGAGTGATAAAGTTGAAAGTAAGCGAAGATCTTTCCGAGATCCTCTTTACGAACCTGTCCAAAGAAGAAATGCCCGTTGGAATGCTTCAGGAACTCTACCGTATGCGTTGGATGATAGAGACAGCATTTTCCCAGCTAAAATATAATCTTGGGGCCAGTGCGCTTCATTCAAAAAGAATAGAGTATGTCCTGCAGGAACTGTATGCAAAAGTCATCCTGTTCAATTATTGTAAAAGCATCCTGTTTCACATCTCGCTTCCCCAAAAAACATCCTGGAAATATGATTATCAGATCAGCCTGAGTACAGCAGTAGATATCTGCTTAAAATCATGGCGCTGTCCAAATGGGACAGCGCCGCCAGATGTTGAAATATTACTGCTTAAATATAAAGTCCCAATAAGAAGGGAAAGAAGTTTTCCCAGAACACCTTCCCCAAAAGCAGTGATCTATTTCACTTATAGGATAGCATAA
- a CDS encoding AI-2E family transporter gives MEKETQEKDLKNNKTNSGYYGNRLRIGASRGSSWIRQQFGKGMTYFLVIAASIVFYFALLRATNLTDVFWKIIDVLKPILYGLVIAYLLNPIVKKVDHYFIPFLEKKLKNKQKAAKLSRATGIFFAIIVFFVIIIALFSMLIPELYKSVRDMVITLPGQLNDFVADLNELYSNDSAAGNLVKAGISEGAQMFQTWLRTDLLPRANDLMSSLTVGVLNILRELFNALIGVIVSVYILFSKEKFVRQTKKTVYAVLSFHNANVLLHLTRKSNEIFGGFIIGKIIDSAIIGVLCFIGISLLDMPYVMLVSVIVGVTNVIPFFGPYIGAIPSALLILLSDPVKGIYFIIFIFLLQQLDGNFIGPKILGNSTGLSAFWVIFSILLGGGLFGFLGMLMGVPTFAVIYYIVQMIINSRLEKKHLPGHSDYYDEMSYVDDEGNYVHSEENISQKENKGE, from the coding sequence ATGGAAAAGGAAACTCAGGAAAAGGACCTGAAAAATAACAAAACCAACAGCGGTTATTATGGTAATCGTCTGCGGATCGGAGCCAGCAGGGGCTCTTCCTGGATCAGACAGCAGTTTGGAAAAGGAATGACCTATTTTCTGGTGATCGCAGCGAGTATTGTTTTTTATTTTGCGTTGCTTAGAGCAACAAACCTTACAGATGTATTCTGGAAGATTATCGATGTATTGAAGCCCATTCTATACGGACTTGTAATTGCCTATCTTTTAAATCCTATTGTGAAAAAGGTAGATCACTACTTTATTCCATTTTTGGAGAAAAAGCTGAAAAACAAACAAAAGGCGGCAAAGCTTTCACGGGCAACGGGAATTTTTTTTGCGATCATTGTGTTTTTTGTTATCATCATTGCTTTGTTCAGCATGTTGATCCCGGAATTATATAAAAGTGTCCGTGATATGGTGATTACCCTTCCGGGGCAGTTAAATGATTTTGTCGCTGATCTCAATGAGCTTTACAGTAACGATTCGGCAGCAGGTAACCTTGTGAAAGCAGGGATTAGTGAGGGGGCACAGATGTTTCAGACCTGGCTTCGTACGGATCTTCTGCCCCGGGCTAATGATCTGATGTCCAGTCTTACCGTGGGAGTGCTGAATATACTTCGGGAATTATTTAATGCTCTGATCGGTGTCATTGTCTCGGTATACATACTGTTCAGTAAAGAAAAATTCGTGCGTCAGACAAAGAAGACGGTATATGCAGTGCTTTCTTTTCACAATGCCAATGTGCTCCTTCATCTGACAAGAAAGAGCAATGAGATTTTTGGTGGTTTTATCATTGGCAAAATCATAGATTCTGCTATCATCGGAGTGTTGTGCTTTATTGGGATTTCCCTGCTTGATATGCCATATGTCATGCTTGTGAGCGTCATTGTAGGGGTGACTAATGTAATTCCCTTTTTCGGTCCTTATATTGGAGCAATCCCCAGTGCACTCCTGATCCTGCTTTCTGATCCTGTTAAGGGGATTTATTTTATCATTTTTATCTTTTTACTGCAGCAGCTGGACGGAAACTTTATAGGTCCGAAGATCCTGGGAAATTCAACAGGCCTGTCAGCATTTTGGGTTATTTTTTCCATTTTGCTGGGCGGAGGACTCTTCGGATTCCTGGGTATGCTGATGGGAGTACCAACCTTTGCAGTAATTTATTATATCGTCCAAATGATCATTAACAGCCGATTGGAGAAGAAGCATCTTCCCGGGCATTCGGATTACTACGATGAAATGAGTTATGTGGATGATGAGGGAAATTATGTGCATTCAGAAGAAAACATTTCACAAAAGGAAAATAAAGGAGAGTAA
- the metA gene encoding homoserine O-acetyltransferase MetA produces the protein MPIRVQNDLPVKEILEQENIFVMDEHRAVHQDIRPIRIGLLNLMPLKEDTELQILRSLSNTPLQVDVVFVNVSSHVSKNTSTSHLNKFYLPFTDIKDQKFDGFIITGAPVEQIPFEEVDYWEELTEIMEWTKTHVTSTLHLCWGAQAALYYHYGINKEPLEEKLFGVFWHKVLNRKIPLVRGFDDVFLAPHSRHTDVPVEKLRADDRITILAESEKAGVFLSMAEEGRQIFVMGHPEYDRITLDGEYKRDLSKGLPIKMPENYYPENNPENKPLLTWRAHGNNLYTNWLNYYVYQVTPYDMIGTPF, from the coding sequence ATGCCGATTCGAGTACAAAACGATCTTCCGGTAAAAGAGATATTGGAACAGGAAAATATTTTTGTCATGGATGAGCACCGGGCTGTTCATCAGGATATCCGTCCGATCCGCATCGGACTTTTGAATCTGATGCCGCTGAAGGAAGATACAGAACTTCAGATTCTCCGCTCTTTGTCCAATACACCTCTGCAGGTGGATGTTGTTTTTGTAAATGTGTCAAGTCATGTATCAAAAAACACATCGACCAGCCATTTAAACAAATTTTACCTGCCTTTTACAGATATTAAGGATCAGAAATTTGACGGTTTTATTATTACAGGAGCTCCGGTGGAGCAGATTCCGTTTGAGGAAGTAGACTACTGGGAAGAACTGACAGAGATCATGGAATGGACAAAGACCCATGTAACTTCCACGCTCCATCTTTGTTGGGGAGCCCAGGCTGCCCTGTACTATCATTATGGGATCAACAAGGAGCCTTTGGAGGAAAAGTTGTTCGGCGTATTCTGGCATAAGGTGCTGAACCGGAAAATTCCTCTTGTGAGAGGCTTTGACGATGTCTTTTTAGCGCCTCATTCCCGCCATACGGATGTGCCTGTGGAAAAGCTCCGTGCAGATGACAGGATTACGATTTTAGCAGAATCAGAAAAAGCAGGCGTATTTCTTTCCATGGCAGAGGAAGGAAGACAGATTTTTGTCATGGGTCATCCGGAATATGACAGAATTACTTTGGATGGAGAATATAAGAGGGATCTGTCCAAGGGACTGCCTATCAAGATGCCCGAAAATTATTATCCGGAAAATAATCCGGAAAACAAACCTTTACTGACCTGGAGGGCGCACGGTAACAATCTCTATACAAATTGGCTTAATTATTATGTATATCAGGTAACACCGTACGACATGATAGGAACACCGTTTTAA